Proteins encoded together in one Felis catus isolate Fca126 chromosome B3, F.catus_Fca126_mat1.0, whole genome shotgun sequence window:
- the RBPMS2 gene encoding RNA-binding protein with multiple splicing 2 isoform X3 codes for MSNLKPDGEHSTSTGTGTGSGSGGTLEEEVRTLFVSGLPVDIKPRELYLLFRPFKGYEGSLIKLTSRQPVGFVIFDSRAGAEAAKNALNGIRFDPENPQTLRLEFAKANTKMAKNKLMATPNPTNAHPALGAHFIARDPYDLMGAALIPASPEAWAPYPLYTTELTPAISHAAFTYPAATAAAAAALHAQVLSPQLEAPAPLGRKPL; via the exons aTGAGCAACCTGAAGCCGGACGGCGAGCACAGCACCAGCACGGGCACCGGCACGGGCTCGGGCTCCGGCGGCACTCTGGAGGAAGAG GTCCGAACACTATTCGTCAGTGGCCTCCCTGTGGACATTAAACCCAGAGAACTCTACCTGCTCTTCAGGCCGTTCAAG GGGTATGAAGGGTCCCTGATCAAACTCACATCGAGACAG CCTGTTGGTTTTGTGATCTTTGACAGCCGAGCAGGAGCAGAAGCAGCCAAGAATGCATTGAAT GGTATTCGCTTTGACCCTGAGAACCCGCAGACCCTGAGGCTAGAGTTTGCCAAAGCCAACACCAAGATGGCCAAGAACAAGCTAATGGCTACACCAAATCCTACCAACGCTCACCCTGCCCTAGGAGCACACTTCATTGCACGGGACCCCT ATGACCTTATGGGGGCTGCTCTGATCCCCGCATCCCCAGAGGCCTGGGCCCCCTACCCTCTGTACACCACAGAGCTGACCCCAGCCATCTCACACGCTGCATTCACCTACCCAGCTGCcactgctgctgccgctgccgcccTACATGCTCAG gtcTTGTCACCGCAGCTTGAAGCCCCTGCCCCGCTGGGGAGGAAGCCGCTCTGA
- the RBPMS2 gene encoding RNA-binding protein with multiple splicing 2 isoform X2: protein MSNLKPDGEHSTSTGTGTGSGSGGTLEEEVRTLFVSGLPVDIKPRELYLLFRPFKGYEGSLIKLTSRQPVGFVIFDSRAGAEAAKNALNGIRFDPENPQTLRLEFAKANTKMAKNKLMATPNPTNAHPALGAHFIARDPYDLMGAALIPASPEAWAPYPLYTTELTPAISHAAFTYPAATAAAAAALHAQVRWYPSSDTTQQGWKYRQFC from the exons aTGAGCAACCTGAAGCCGGACGGCGAGCACAGCACCAGCACGGGCACCGGCACGGGCTCGGGCTCCGGCGGCACTCTGGAGGAAGAG GTCCGAACACTATTCGTCAGTGGCCTCCCTGTGGACATTAAACCCAGAGAACTCTACCTGCTCTTCAGGCCGTTCAAG GGGTATGAAGGGTCCCTGATCAAACTCACATCGAGACAG CCTGTTGGTTTTGTGATCTTTGACAGCCGAGCAGGAGCAGAAGCAGCCAAGAATGCATTGAAT GGTATTCGCTTTGACCCTGAGAACCCGCAGACCCTGAGGCTAGAGTTTGCCAAAGCCAACACCAAGATGGCCAAGAACAAGCTAATGGCTACACCAAATCCTACCAACGCTCACCCTGCCCTAGGAGCACACTTCATTGCACGGGACCCCT ATGACCTTATGGGGGCTGCTCTGATCCCCGCATCCCCAGAGGCCTGGGCCCCCTACCCTCTGTACACCACAGAGCTGACCCCAGCCATCTCACACGCTGCATTCACCTACCCAGCTGCcactgctgctgccgctgccgcccTACATGCTCAG GTGCGCTGGTACCCTTCCTCTGATACCACCCAGCAAGGATGGAAATATCGTCAGTTCTGTTAG
- the RBPMS2 gene encoding RNA-binding protein with multiple splicing 2 isoform X1, which produces MSNLKPDGEHSTSTGTGTGSGSGGTLEEEVRTLFVSGLPVDIKPRELYLLFRPFKGYEGSLIKLTSRQPVGFVIFDSRAGAEAAKNALNGIRFDPENPQTLRLEFAKANTKMAKNKLMATPNPTNAHPALGAHFIARDPYDLMGAALIPASPEAWAPYPLYTTELTPAISHAAFTYPAATAAAAAALHAQPYKAPHLSGSLVTGLLQLEAR; this is translated from the exons aTGAGCAACCTGAAGCCGGACGGCGAGCACAGCACCAGCACGGGCACCGGCACGGGCTCGGGCTCCGGCGGCACTCTGGAGGAAGAG GTCCGAACACTATTCGTCAGTGGCCTCCCTGTGGACATTAAACCCAGAGAACTCTACCTGCTCTTCAGGCCGTTCAAG GGGTATGAAGGGTCCCTGATCAAACTCACATCGAGACAG CCTGTTGGTTTTGTGATCTTTGACAGCCGAGCAGGAGCAGAAGCAGCCAAGAATGCATTGAAT GGTATTCGCTTTGACCCTGAGAACCCGCAGACCCTGAGGCTAGAGTTTGCCAAAGCCAACACCAAGATGGCCAAGAACAAGCTAATGGCTACACCAAATCCTACCAACGCTCACCCTGCCCTAGGAGCACACTTCATTGCACGGGACCCCT ATGACCTTATGGGGGCTGCTCTGATCCCCGCATCCCCAGAGGCCTGGGCCCCCTACCCTCTGTACACCACAGAGCTGACCCCAGCCATCTCACACGCTGCATTCACCTACCCAGCTGCcactgctgctgccgctgccgcccTACATGCTCAG CCCTACAAGGCACCTCACCTGTCAGGATCTCTTGTCACGGGGCTGCTCCAGCTGGAAGCCAGGTGA